The nucleotide window ATATTTCTTAACACTAACGATTTTGGCTAACCGTTCCGGTTAAACAGCCTGCAGGACTGGTGTGTGTCGAGCACGTCAATCCTATTTTTACTATACCCATGGATTGCAAAATATGCAATCCATGCTCTTTTCTGCTGGAAAAATATGCTATAATTAGCGTAACAGGCTGTCGGGGGAGAACGGTTGGCCACACCCTTTGAAGAAAGGGGGTGGTGGATGTGTCAGCATTTGAGGCAATGTACTTAATGGTCGCATTCGCAACACTTGTTGTGCTCATCATAAAACAGAAATAACCGCCCCTGCCAAAGATGCGGTTATTTCTAAATAATCTCAATCTGGGCTAACCGTTTCCCGGTTAGACAGCCTGTGGGGGCTGGCGTGTGTCGAGCACGTCAGTCCTTTTCTTATATTATACCCATCGGCCCAAGAATATGCAAGCATTCAGGAAAAAATCCCCGTTGGCAGGGCGGATGCTGATTGTGTGCGACTGACGCAGCAGACGATTGAGCCTATTCCTCGTTACTCTTACTGTCAACGGAGAGGCAGGCGTCTTACATACGATGGGAACGCCTTTCTGTTGTAGCCGGTTAGCGACGGCTGCCGAGTACGGGAATGGAGCACACGACGAAGCCAAGCGCATGTGTAGGGATAAACCCTTGCATGCGCTTTTTAATTTCCCCCATCACCGCCATGTTGCCGGCAATCGGGCCCCCTGTTGGCCGGGGGCCCGGTCCGGCGCTGGCTGGCACAGGGGGAAAAATATTATGACGATTATGGGAAAGAGTACCCGCATCCTCACCATCTACTATACCTATCAGAACGGCGCGACCCGGCCATTAATCCGCTTGCAGGGCAAATGGCTGCAGGAGCTTGGCTTTTTACCCGGCGCTAAAATCGAAGTGAAAGAAAACGAGGGCAGCCTGTTCATTAAGACCTGCCCGCTGCCGTCGCCATGCCCGCCGGGGAACGGTAGGCGGTAACGATGCTGACTGTTGAGCAGGTCTGGAAGAAGCTGCAAAGCAGCAGGGTTCTCTGCGGCCGGCTGGTCACCAGCCCGGACGGTTCGGAATGGATACGGGTAGAGCTGACGCGGGCTGCCCTGAAATACTACCAGGCACGGGTGACCTGTTACGGCTTCATCCCGGATTAGAGCTTCGCCGTTTGGGGCGGCAGGTGCGGGGTATGCGGGACTATCTGGCCAGGCGGTGGCAAGTGGAGGCCGCGCTGTGGGTTTGCTACTGGCACGCCCTGGGCCGGGACGACCGTTACAGTGTCCGCTACTGCGCCGGCCACAGCCTGTTGCTGTCGGTGTTCTGGCTGGTCGTGCTGATCGGCGGGTTGATGGCGTTGGGTACGGTCGTAGAGTTTTTACAGGGAGGCTGCCGGTGATGCCGGTGGCTTTTTTCATTAGTCTATTTATTTGGGTAATTTCAATTGCTAGTCTGCGGGCCTGAGAGGCAATCTTGACAGCAAAGATCAGAACCGCTATATTTGATTTAACTATAACATCAGGTGGTGTGTGATGAAAAAACATTCCTGTGAAGCTGATATGTGTGAACAATTGTGTGAACATCCCCAGACTGTCTGTCTGGTCAAAAGTGATATGCTACCGGAAGGGGAAATGCGGCAAATAACGGAGATGTTCCGGCTACTGGGTGATATGACCCGATTTAAAATACTGCAGGCGCTATCCAAACGAGAGCTATGCGTATGTGATATCGCAGCGGTGCTGCAGATGGCGCAGTCGGCCGTCTCGCAACAACTGAGGTTATTGCGTGGCGCTCATTTAGTAAAGTATCGTAAAGAAGGGAAGCTGGCCTGGTATTCACTCAATGATGATCATATCGCCGTTCTGCTGCAGAATGGCATGGAGCATATCCGACGCAGTGAGAATGGCTGACCGAACGGAGACGGTCTTTTAGCCGCACCGAATGCTGGTCTTACCGGAAACTGAGAATAAAAAAGAACTGACGAGGGGGAACGTCAGTCCTTTTTGTATTTACGCATTAATATCCCCGATTTAGTGTATTCTTTGCATAAGCCGCATGCCGTTTAGCGTGACTAGAATGGAGGACCCCATGTCGGCCAGAACGGCCAGCCACAAATCGACATAACCGAAAAAGGTCAATATAACAAAGAGTATTTTAATTAATACGGAGAAACCGATGTTTTGCTTAATGACGGCAACCGTCTTGCGGCTCAGGTTGATGACATAGGCCAGCTTGCCCAGATCATCGGCCATCAAAGCGATATCGGCCGTCTCCAGGGCCGTATCCGAACCGGCTACGCCCATAGCCACGCCGACATTGGCGGCGGCCAGCGCCGGGGCGTCATTGACGCCGTCCCCGACCATGACAACCGTGCCGTACTCTTGGGTCAGCCTTTGCACGGTAGCCACTTTGTCCTGGGGCAATAAATCACTGTAATAGGCATCGAGAGTAAGGGTTTTGGCGATGGAAGAGGCTACCCGACTGTTGTCCCCGGTCAGCATGGCAATGTGTTTCATCCCGGCCTGCCGCAATTTGCGAATGGCGTCTTTGCTGTTGTCGCGCAGGGTATCCGCCACCGCGATCAAGCCCCAGAGGGTCTGGGCAGAGCCAATCAGCATGACCGTTTTTCCCTGCTCCTCTAACTGAACCATGGCAGCTTGCGTTTGCTTCAGGCTCAGGCCCAGTTCTTCAAACAACCGGCGATTGCCGACAAAGACCGTTTGCCCGTTTACATCAGCCTGCGCACCGCGCCCCACTAGAGCCTTGAATTTGGTGGCCGTCTGCAGGGGAAGCGGCTTTGCTTTTTCCACAATGGCTACAGCCAGCGGATGCTCGGACCACTTCTCCACCGCAGCGGCCAGGGACAACAGCTCTTGTTGATTTTTTTCAGCCAGCGGCACTATCTCGGTGACTACCGGGCGGCCATGGGTCAGAGTGCCGGTCTTGTCAAAGGCAATGGCCTGAACGCCGCCCATTTGTTCCAAATAAGCGCCGCCTTTGATGAGTACGCCGTTGCGGGAGGAGTTGCCGATAGCCGATACAATGGACACCGGTGTAGAGATGACCAGGGCGCACGGGCAGGAGATAACCAGCAGCACAAGCCCTTTATAGAACCAGGGCGTAAACGGCTGATGAAACAGCAGCCAAGGCAGGACCATAATGCCGGCGGCAACAAGTAAGACAGCCGGGGTATAGTACTTGGCGAAGATATCGACAAACTGCTGGGACGGCGCTTTCTGGGCCTGGGCTTCTTCCACCAAATGCATGATTTTGGCCAAAGTCGAATTGGCGGCAATCTGGGTGACCTCGATTTCCAAAGCGCCGTGCTCGTTGACCGTTCCGGCATATACCGTATCTCCGGTCGCCTTTTCCACCGGCAGCGATTCGCCGGTAATAGTGGCCTGGTTGACGGCCGACAGACCGCTGTTCACGATGCCATCCATGGCAATCCGTTCGCCCGGCTTGACGATTATAATATCGCCAATCACGATTTCTTCCACCGGTAGCTTCTCTTCCACGCCGTCCCGCCGCACCAGGGCCTCGGGCGGGGCTAATTCCATCAAGGCCCGGATGGATTGACGGGTTTTATCCATGGTATAGGTCTGCAGAGTATTGCCGAAGGAGAATAAAAAGGCAACGGTGGCGCCTTCACTCCACTCGCCAATGGCCGCCGCGCCAATCACGGCCACGGTCATGAGGAAGTTCATATCAAAAGTAAGCGAGCGCAGGCCGTACAGCCCGCTTTTTGCCGCGTTATAGCCACCGATCACGGCGGCGGCTACATACAGAGGAATGAGTACGGTATCGCCGTAGCTCAACCACTCCAGCACTGTGGCCAGACCCAGGATGACGCCGGAAACCAGCGTTGCCTGGGTTCGCCGGTTGGCCCACCACGCCGCTTTGGCTTCCGGCCGGCGCGGGCCGGCCGGAAGGCGTTCGGCTTGATAGCCGGCTTGTTTAACTGCCTGCAGAATGTCGGCAACCGGGGTGGTATGCTCGATCGTCATTTTGCCGGCGGCAAAATTCACTTTGGCTGACACTACGCCCGCTAGGGCGGCAACGCGTTTTTCCAGCTTAGCGGCGCAGTCGCCGCAATCCAGGCCGG belongs to Dendrosporobacter quercicolus and includes:
- a CDS encoding ArsR/SmtB family transcription factor, whose protein sequence is MKKHSCEADMCEQLCEHPQTVCLVKSDMLPEGEMRQITEMFRLLGDMTRFKILQALSKRELCVCDIAAVLQMAQSAVSQQLRLLRGAHLVKYRKEGKLAWYSLNDDHIAVLLQNGMEHIRRSENG
- a CDS encoding SymE family type I addiction module toxin: MTIMGKSTRILTIYYTYQNGATRPLIRLQGKWLQELGFLPGAKIEVKENEGSLFIKTCPLPSPCPPGNGRR
- a CDS encoding heavy metal translocating P-type ATPase; translated protein: MAFKKLSGNKPPKKTACQSGCCSPASEPSIDPKPAATLDCCPPPSPAVATEPGCSCCSEEPPVRPVAEPEPACECCTGADAVSTTPALAACDCCTDTVHPVGAQTTPSKASTLTSTFTVDGLDCADCAAKLEKGINKLTGVMEANVNFATAKLKVIYDQVALQPAQIEKAVSSFGYQAALIPAAGDPASPQQSVFQIAGLDCGDCAAKLEKRVAALAGVVSAKVNFAAGKMTIEHTTPVADILQAVKQAGYQAERLPAGPRRPEAKAAWWANRRTQATLVSGVILGLATVLEWLSYGDTVLIPLYVAAAVIGGYNAAKSGLYGLRSLTFDMNFLMTVAVIGAAAIGEWSEGATVAFLFSFGNTLQTYTMDKTRQSIRALMELAPPEALVRRDGVEEKLPVEEIVIGDIIIVKPGERIAMDGIVNSGLSAVNQATITGESLPVEKATGDTVYAGTVNEHGALEIEVTQIAANSTLAKIMHLVEEAQAQKAPSQQFVDIFAKYYTPAVLLVAAGIMVLPWLLFHQPFTPWFYKGLVLLVISCPCALVISTPVSIVSAIGNSSRNGVLIKGGAYLEQMGGVQAIAFDKTGTLTHGRPVVTEIVPLAEKNQQELLSLAAAVEKWSEHPLAVAIVEKAKPLPLQTATKFKALVGRGAQADVNGQTVFVGNRRLFEELGLSLKQTQAAMVQLEEQGKTVMLIGSAQTLWGLIAVADTLRDNSKDAIRKLRQAGMKHIAMLTGDNSRVASSIAKTLTLDAYYSDLLPQDKVATVQRLTQEYGTVVMVGDGVNDAPALAAANVGVAMGVAGSDTALETADIALMADDLGKLAYVINLSRKTVAVIKQNIGFSVLIKILFVILTFFGYVDLWLAVLADMGSSILVTLNGMRLMQRIH